In one window of Fictibacillus phosphorivorans DNA:
- a CDS encoding putative bifunctional diguanylate cyclase/phosphodiesterase, with protein sequence MPLKHAKTKKWTYILAVLFTLHTVSTIGLMYNQDYFMYGIDLGIVVLFAILIYKMLIVKDSYAINLEQEILNHKETYAELEANRIKLQNIFDSIDVAIWSHNLKTNKLLITSGIEKLYGYPLQAFYDDSELWKKVIHPDDDEIIIKRGIAIQNGQITTSEYRIMKPNGEIRWIQDRGIPFLDANNELIDFNSILIDITERKRAEITIEHMAYYDELTGLPNRNGFMQTIEKQLKEADLQDQNLALMYVDLDRFNVLNDTLGHSFGDLLLQKVAELLKVTVGFYGTVFRRSGDEFLILLTFKEISEIKQKAEQIIQAFTKPFKLSGQEVFTTPSIGISIYPENGSDSETLLKRADSALYLAKEKGRNTYQFFTEQRDGKMERRLTLEHGLRRALTNNEFFLVYQPLVHIGNKKILGVEALLRWNKEDEGMISPAEFIPIAEETGMILPIGEWVLREACLQGLSWHEQGFSDLLISVNISVRQLLEESFIERVESILSETEFPPTSLELEITESTTMQNMEEALPILNALRAKGIRISVDDFGTGYSSLTYLRHLPVDTLKIDKMFIDDILTDSKAGAIVKTIIDMGHNLDFYVIAEGIETGEQINFLVEQGCIYGQGYHLYKPLHADELQRQLHKNVVMT encoded by the coding sequence ATGCCATTAAAACATGCAAAAACAAAAAAATGGACCTATATTTTAGCCGTTTTGTTCACGTTACATACTGTAAGCACAATTGGGTTAATGTACAATCAGGATTATTTCATGTATGGAATAGATCTAGGAATTGTCGTTCTTTTCGCCATTTTGATTTACAAGATGCTGATCGTAAAAGATAGTTATGCGATTAACTTAGAACAGGAGATCTTAAATCATAAAGAAACGTATGCTGAATTAGAAGCAAACCGAATTAAACTACAAAATATCTTTGATAGTATTGATGTTGCAATTTGGTCACACAACTTAAAGACGAATAAACTTTTGATTACATCGGGGATAGAGAAATTATATGGTTATCCTTTGCAAGCTTTTTACGATGACTCAGAATTATGGAAAAAGGTCATTCACCCTGACGATGACGAGATCATCATAAAAAGAGGTATTGCGATACAGAACGGACAGATCACGACTAGCGAGTATCGAATCATGAAGCCGAACGGCGAAATACGCTGGATACAAGACCGAGGAATTCCTTTTTTAGATGCCAATAACGAACTCATAGACTTCAACTCTATTCTTATTGATATAACAGAAAGGAAAAGAGCGGAGATCACGATTGAGCATATGGCTTATTATGATGAATTAACAGGCCTGCCAAATCGAAATGGCTTTATGCAGACGATAGAAAAACAACTAAAAGAAGCAGATCTTCAAGATCAAAATCTTGCTCTCATGTATGTAGACCTCGATCGGTTCAACGTACTAAATGATACGCTAGGTCATAGCTTTGGGGACCTGCTGCTGCAGAAGGTAGCGGAACTCTTGAAGGTTACAGTAGGGTTTTACGGAACAGTTTTTCGCAGGAGCGGGGATGAATTTCTGATTTTATTAACCTTTAAAGAAATCAGTGAGATCAAACAGAAAGCAGAGCAGATCATACAAGCTTTTACAAAACCGTTTAAATTGAGTGGACAAGAAGTATTTACTACACCAAGTATTGGTATTAGTATTTATCCCGAGAATGGTTCAGACAGCGAAACGCTCTTGAAACGAGCAGACTCCGCTCTGTACCTTGCAAAAGAAAAGGGACGAAACACGTATCAATTCTTTACAGAACAACGTGATGGCAAGATGGAGAGAAGGTTAACTCTAGAGCATGGTTTAAGAAGAGCTTTAACGAACAATGAATTCTTTCTGGTCTACCAGCCTTTGGTTCATATCGGTAATAAGAAGATTCTAGGTGTTGAAGCGCTATTGCGATGGAATAAGGAAGATGAAGGGATGATTTCTCCTGCTGAATTTATTCCGATCGCTGAAGAAACGGGAATGATACTTCCTATAGGCGAATGGGTGTTAAGAGAAGCGTGTTTGCAAGGATTAAGTTGGCATGAACAGGGCTTTAGCGACCTTTTGATCTCGGTAAATATATCGGTAAGACAGCTATTAGAAGAATCTTTTATCGAAAGAGTAGAGAGTATTCTATCCGAGACTGAGTTTCCGCCTACTTCACTAGAGTTGGAGATCACAGAAAGTACGACGATGCAAAACATGGAGGAAGCTCTTCCTATATTGAATGCTTTAAGAGCAAAAGGAATTCGCATATCGGTTGATGACTTTGGTACAGGTTATTCCTCTTTGACGTATCTAAGACACTTACCTGTTGACACTTTAAAAATCGATAAGATGTTCATCGATGATATTTTGACAGATTCAAAAGCTGGAGCGATTGTAAAAACAATCATTGATATGGGACATAATCTCGATTTTTATGTCATTGCAGAAGGGATTGAAACTGGTGAGCAGATCAATTTCTTAGTAGAACAAGGATGTATATACGGTCAAGGCTATCACCTTTACAAACCGCTTCATGCTGATGAACTCCAAAGACAGTTACATAAGAATGTGGTAATGACCTAA
- a CDS encoding putative polysaccharide biosynthesis protein, giving the protein MSRLLRGTLILSAATFFSKFIGLIFVIPFTNLVEEQGMALYGYAYIPYTILLSISTMGVPLAVSKFVSKYNALGDYAAGRKLLKSGLLVMTLTGTLAFVILYMLAPILAHQIIDEKGGQGNSIEDITLVIRMVSTALIVVPSMSLIRGYFQGFQSMGPTAVSQVVEQIVRIVFILVGSYVVINLMKGEITTAVALSTFAATLGAIAGLAVLIWYWIKRKPHLDKMYKESKPVADISLKDIYKETIKYAIPFVAVGLAIPLYQMVDQFTIVNTLKQMDYTLKEAESVFAIITQIAHKLVMIPVSLATALALTLIPVITKSFTQNDDEILHKQITQTFQMVLFLTAPAAIGLTVLAYPAYGALFGLSSMETGGYYLQWYAPTALWFAMFTVTAAILQGLNQQRYAFISLSAGFLAKLILNKPLLLVFGGTGSVIATDIGYTLSILFNLYIIKKYSGFSFKWVYRRTVLITLFCAAMAVTVMIVSSLLGETETRLDTIIKLTIGILTGGAVYVFLSHRSGLLNIILGDRIPFLKRRK; this is encoded by the coding sequence TTGTCTCGATTACTTCGTGGAACATTGATCTTATCCGCTGCGACGTTTTTCTCGAAATTTATCGGATTGATCTTTGTCATTCCATTTACCAATCTAGTAGAAGAACAAGGTATGGCCCTATACGGCTATGCTTATATTCCATATACCATACTACTTAGTATTTCCACAATGGGAGTTCCGCTTGCTGTTTCTAAATTTGTTTCTAAATATAATGCATTAGGAGATTATGCAGCAGGAAGAAAATTACTGAAATCGGGTCTCCTTGTCATGACACTGACTGGAACACTAGCTTTTGTCATACTGTATATGTTGGCGCCAATACTTGCTCATCAGATCATTGATGAAAAAGGCGGACAAGGCAACAGCATCGAAGATATTACATTAGTTATCCGAATGGTAAGTACGGCTTTAATCGTAGTACCTTCCATGAGTTTGATTCGAGGTTACTTCCAAGGCTTTCAATCTATGGGACCAACAGCTGTGTCGCAAGTCGTTGAACAGATCGTTCGTATTGTGTTCATTCTTGTTGGAAGTTATGTGGTCATCAATTTAATGAAAGGTGAGATTACGACAGCCGTAGCGCTTTCTACATTTGCAGCTACTCTAGGTGCAATCGCAGGCTTAGCCGTTCTCATCTGGTATTGGATCAAAAGAAAACCGCATCTGGACAAGATGTATAAAGAAAGTAAACCTGTTGCAGATATTTCGTTAAAAGATATTTATAAGGAAACGATTAAGTACGCGATCCCGTTTGTAGCTGTTGGCCTAGCGATTCCACTCTATCAGATGGTGGATCAGTTTACGATCGTAAACACACTTAAGCAAATGGATTATACGCTAAAAGAAGCGGAGTCTGTATTCGCCATCATCACACAGATCGCGCATAAGCTTGTTATGATTCCTGTTTCATTAGCAACTGCTCTTGCACTAACTTTAATACCTGTAATAACGAAGTCGTTTACCCAAAACGATGATGAAATCCTTCATAAGCAGATCACGCAGACGTTTCAGATGGTGTTGTTTTTAACAGCGCCAGCAGCGATCGGGCTAACGGTTCTTGCATACCCTGCATATGGTGCACTTTTTGGATTATCATCGATGGAGACAGGTGGCTATTATCTACAATGGTACGCGCCAACCGCGCTATGGTTTGCGATGTTTACCGTTACGGCAGCGATTCTACAAGGATTGAACCAGCAACGTTATGCATTTATCAGTCTATCAGCTGGTTTTTTAGCAAAGTTGATCCTAAACAAACCATTATTGTTAGTGTTCGGTGGGACTGGCTCTGTTATTGCAACAGACATCGGATATACCCTTTCAATTTTGTTCAATCTGTATATCATTAAAAAATACAGTGGTTTCTCATTTAAATGGGTGTATAGAAGAACTGTCTTGATCACGTTATTTTGCGCAGCGATGGCTGTAACGGTTATGATCGTATCTTCGCTTTTAGGAGAGACAGAAACAAGGCTTGATACGATCATTAAATTAACAATCGGTATTCTCACTGGGGGAGCGGTGTATGTGTTCTTAAGTCACCGATCTGGATTATTAAATATCATATTAGGTGACCGCATTCCTTTTTTGAAACGCAGAAAATAA
- a CDS encoding rhodanese-like domain-containing protein: protein MEELKEISPTEVKRLLQEGKKISLIDVREDEEVAEGKIPEAAHIKMGEIPMRLDEINQDEEHIIICRSGRRSENVAYFLQDHGYKVKNMTGGMLEFNKD, encoded by the coding sequence GTGGAAGAATTAAAAGAAATATCACCAACAGAAGTAAAACGATTACTTCAAGAGGGGAAAAAGATTTCTCTGATTGACGTACGTGAAGATGAAGAAGTAGCTGAAGGGAAAATTCCAGAAGCAGCGCATATCAAAATGGGCGAGATTCCTATGCGTTTAGATGAAATCAATCAAGACGAAGAACATATCATTATCTGCCGTTCGGGAAGACGCAGTGAGAATGTAGCTTATTTCTTGCAAGATCATGGATATAAGGTCAAGAATATGACTGGCGGTATGTTGGAATTTAATAAAGACTAA
- a CDS encoding DeoR family transcriptional regulator: protein MSPSTDRMLNRVKALYLFIRKKGTVTTRELVEEFGTTQRTIQRDLNVLSYNNLVTSPARGMWETTGKKVKVS, encoded by the coding sequence TTGAGTCCTTCAACTGACAGAATGTTGAATCGTGTGAAAGCCCTGTATTTGTTTATTCGCAAGAAAGGTACTGTAACAACACGAGAACTAGTTGAAGAATTTGGAACTACGCAACGTACCATCCAGAGAGATCTTAATGTCCTCTCTTATAACAATTTAGTAACAAGTCCTGCCCGAGGAATGTGGGAAACAACAGGCAAAAAAGTAAAAGTATCTTAA
- a CDS encoding NAD(P)/FAD-dependent oxidoreductase: MTYDCIVIGGGPSGLMASVGAATNGARVLLIDKGEKLGRKLAISGGGRCNVTNRLPVEEIIKHIPGNGRFLYSAFSVFNNEDIIQFFEGLGIQLKEEDHGRMFPVTNKATDVVAALLQKIKELGVTIRTNTPVKTIKYGEEVHEIILHSGEAIQTKAIVIAVGGKSVPHTGSTGDGYAWAKKAGHTITELYPTEVPITSNEPFIKHKTLQGISLRNVALSVWNPKGKLIKAHQMDMIFTHFGVSGPAALRCSQYVVKALKKFEVPSIEMRIDSFPDENEESLLNSLQKRIDAEPKKALKNVLKGLLPEKFLHFLIERAEIDGESIADQVSKQALRQLVAQMKSFSFSVNGTLSIEKAFVTGGGVSVKEIAPQTMASKKQEGLFFCGEILDLHGYTGGYNITVAFVTGNIAGTNAAYHALS; the protein is encoded by the coding sequence ATGACTTATGATTGTATAGTGATCGGTGGTGGACCCTCTGGCCTGATGGCGAGTGTTGGTGCCGCTACCAATGGTGCTCGCGTACTATTGATCGATAAAGGAGAAAAACTAGGTCGTAAACTTGCTATTTCAGGTGGCGGGCGTTGTAACGTCACAAACCGTCTGCCTGTCGAAGAAATTATTAAACACATTCCGGGTAACGGCCGTTTTTTGTACAGTGCCTTTTCTGTTTTTAACAACGAAGACATCATTCAATTCTTTGAAGGACTAGGAATTCAATTAAAAGAAGAAGACCATGGACGAATGTTCCCTGTTACTAATAAAGCGACTGATGTTGTGGCTGCTCTTCTGCAGAAAATAAAAGAGCTTGGTGTTACGATCCGAACGAACACTCCTGTAAAAACGATAAAGTATGGAGAAGAGGTTCATGAGATCATTCTGCATAGCGGAGAAGCCATTCAAACGAAGGCGATCGTAATTGCCGTAGGCGGCAAATCTGTTCCGCATACGGGATCAACTGGTGATGGTTATGCATGGGCAAAAAAGGCGGGGCACACGATTACAGAGCTCTATCCAACTGAGGTTCCCATCACTTCTAATGAACCGTTCATCAAACATAAAACGTTGCAGGGCATATCATTAAGAAATGTTGCACTCTCTGTATGGAATCCAAAAGGTAAATTGATCAAAGCCCATCAGATGGACATGATTTTTACTCATTTTGGGGTATCCGGACCTGCCGCTTTAAGATGCAGTCAATATGTAGTGAAAGCATTGAAAAAATTCGAAGTACCATCGATCGAGATGAGAATTGATTCTTTTCCAGATGAAAATGAAGAATCGTTACTAAATTCTCTACAGAAGAGAATAGATGCTGAACCTAAAAAAGCACTTAAGAACGTCCTCAAAGGATTACTTCCAGAAAAGTTCCTTCATTTCTTAATCGAACGCGCAGAGATCGACGGTGAGTCGATTGCTGATCAAGTTTCCAAACAAGCGCTTCGTCAGCTTGTTGCACAAATGAAGAGTTTCTCTTTTTCAGTTAACGGTACATTATCGATCGAAAAAGCCTTCGTTACAGGCGGCGGTGTTTCTGTTAAAGAGATCGCTCCTCAAACGATGGCATCAAAAAAACAAGAAGGCTTATTCTTCTGTGGGGAAATCTTAGATCTACACGGATACACAGGTGGTTATAATATTACCGTTGCTTTCGTAACAGGAAATATTGCTGGGACGAACGCAGCATATCACGCATTGAGCTAA
- a CDS encoding SDR family oxidoreductase, translating into MNVLVIGANGNIGKMTCNILADQEHSVKAMVRKKEQQDHFQHENVTAVLGDLEQNFEHVFEGIEAVIFTAGSGGHTGPEKTDAVDYEGAVKSIQLAQKHHVKQFILVSSIGADTPEKGPEGLQHYLEAKGKADQELINSSLNYTILRPGALTDEDGMGMIEAKEKLNERGSIPRADVARTLAACLGNENVSRKVFELIEGELPIQTALENL; encoded by the coding sequence ATGAATGTATTAGTAATCGGAGCAAACGGTAATATTGGTAAGATGACCTGTAATATACTAGCTGATCAAGAGCACTCTGTAAAAGCGATGGTCCGAAAGAAAGAACAGCAAGATCATTTTCAGCATGAGAATGTTACTGCTGTTTTAGGTGATTTGGAACAGAATTTTGAACATGTTTTTGAAGGGATTGAAGCTGTCATCTTTACAGCAGGTTCTGGTGGTCATACTGGGCCAGAGAAAACAGACGCCGTGGATTATGAAGGTGCGGTAAAGTCCATTCAGTTAGCACAAAAACATCATGTGAAACAATTCATTCTAGTGAGTTCGATTGGTGCTGACACGCCTGAAAAGGGACCAGAAGGACTTCAGCATTATTTAGAAGCAAAAGGAAAAGCCGATCAAGAATTGATAAACAGTTCTTTAAATTATACGATTCTACGTCCAGGTGCACTGACGGACGAAGATGGAATGGGCATGATAGAGGCCAAAGAAAAGTTGAACGAGCGAGGATCTATTCCTCGAGCAGATGTAGCAAGAACACTTGCGGCATGTCTAGGAAATGAAAATGTAAGCCGCAAAGTCTTTGAATTGATTGAGGGAGAGCTTCCTATTCAAACGGCTCTTGAAAATCTGTAA
- a CDS encoding PRC-barrel domain-containing protein — protein MKLSAEKLMGANAQNHTISTEETQHKINDILFNMYDHRLCYFTYTVDNGINQREEIPSDKHMETVVAATSGIGTQHTPFTGSSTLAANQNYGKETFFIPWHQVKEFDEEKLVFSGNELQRDEPKECYSYMAIKDWDVIDQDGEKIGKIKDLIIDTDRQQVIGFSLAEGFWKNLFGQDDKYMPVSGTPNWESREWNIERTPDLLLKDNKDEL, from the coding sequence ATGAAATTATCTGCAGAAAAGTTAATGGGTGCTAACGCTCAAAATCATACGATTTCGACTGAAGAAACACAGCATAAAATCAACGATATTCTATTTAATATGTACGATCACCGTTTATGTTATTTTACGTACACCGTTGACAACGGAATCAACCAGCGTGAAGAGATTCCCTCAGATAAGCATATGGAAACAGTTGTTGCTGCCACTTCGGGTATTGGTACACAACATACTCCGTTTACAGGAAGCTCTACTCTTGCTGCTAATCAGAACTATGGAAAAGAAACCTTTTTTATTCCTTGGCATCAGGTGAAAGAATTTGATGAAGAGAAACTCGTGTTTTCTGGAAATGAACTCCAAAGAGATGAACCTAAAGAATGTTATTCGTATATGGCCATAAAAGATTGGGATGTCATTGATCAGGATGGTGAAAAGATCGGAAAGATAAAAGATCTTATCATCGATACAGACCGTCAGCAAGTGATTGGCTTTTCTTTAGCAGAAGGATTTTGGAAGAACCTATTCGGTCAGGATGATAAGTATATGCCTGTTTCCGGAACTCCAAATTGGGAAAGTCGCGAATGGAATATTGAAAGAACACCTGATCTGCTCTTGAAAGACAACAAAGATGAACTTTAA
- a CDS encoding potassium channel family protein codes for MYILQKLMNRLIVLNKFGIFSFTFFIVIFSSVVMHLIEPKTFPKWFDALWYVMTTVTTVGYGDYYPVSTAGRIYAIFIFLIGIGIAGLAIGKLVEALGAHRKRKEEGRLTFKGRNHFVIIGWSEKAKYAVSEIIETHPNLEVVLIDNLTITPITHQNVHYIQGDPSIEETLIQANLKEAKSVLVFSDDSIHDSALADGKTLLIVTSVERLTPHIHSTVEIKKEEHIKNFRHAKVDEFVLSHETVSRMAVRSAFSKGITEIYTQLLSHKEGENLFEVRKRAEWVTYKDAFDSLLQQGATLIADGNDLSINKKLNDSIPDDARLYIICSKDVYESII; via the coding sequence GTGTATATTTTACAAAAGCTGATGAATAGACTTATCGTCTTAAATAAGTTTGGAATTTTTTCATTTACCTTTTTTATCGTTATTTTTTCGTCAGTCGTTATGCATCTTATAGAGCCAAAAACATTCCCTAAATGGTTTGACGCCCTATGGTATGTAATGACTACCGTTACCACGGTCGGTTATGGCGATTATTATCCGGTATCCACAGCAGGAAGAATCTATGCGATCTTCATCTTTTTGATCGGTATCGGTATTGCTGGTCTGGCTATTGGAAAACTGGTAGAAGCATTAGGTGCTCATCGTAAACGAAAGGAGGAAGGAAGATTGACTTTCAAAGGAAGAAATCATTTTGTAATTATAGGATGGTCTGAAAAAGCAAAATATGCTGTAAGTGAGATTATCGAAACACACCCTAACCTAGAAGTTGTGCTTATTGATAATCTGACTATAACACCGATCACACATCAAAATGTTCACTATATTCAAGGAGATCCATCGATTGAAGAAACGCTCATACAAGCTAATTTAAAAGAAGCCAAATCTGTACTTGTGTTTTCAGATGACTCGATCCATGATTCAGCACTTGCTGATGGAAAGACATTGTTGATCGTTACTTCGGTTGAACGTTTAACTCCTCATATACATAGTACGGTTGAGATCAAAAAAGAGGAACATATTAAAAACTTTAGGCATGCTAAAGTAGATGAGTTTGTCTTAAGTCATGAAACCGTTTCACGTATGGCTGTACGATCTGCGTTTTCTAAAGGTATCACAGAGATCTATACACAACTTCTTTCTCATAAAGAAGGTGAAAATTTATTTGAAGTTCGTAAAAGAGCGGAATGGGTAACCTATAAAGATGCTTTTGACAGTTTGTTGCAGCAAGGTGCTACACTAATAGCTGACGGTAACGATCTTTCAATAAACAAGAAATTAAACGATTCAATTCCTGATGATGCACGCCTCTATATCATCTGCAGCAAAGATGTATACGAGTCGATCATATAG
- a CDS encoding pseudouridine synthase: protein MRIDKWLSNTGYGSRKEVKQLLKSGAVTLNGEVIKDAKTQADPDQDKVMVHGEEAVYKEFIYLMMNKPQGVISATEDSRHETVIDLLYMEDQNFEPFPVGRLDIDTEGLLILTNDGQLSHSLLSPKKHVPKTYYAKINGSIPEDAFESFKEGVILDDGYKTKPAFLKILTDDNDESEIELTITEGKFHQVKRMFEAIGRKVIFLKRIKMGQLKLDESLELGMYRELAEEELSLLSLKGDVFE, encoded by the coding sequence ATGAGAATTGATAAATGGTTATCAAACACAGGCTATGGAAGTAGAAAAGAAGTGAAACAATTATTAAAATCAGGTGCTGTTACGTTGAACGGTGAGGTTATTAAAGATGCTAAGACACAAGCAGATCCTGATCAGGACAAGGTTATGGTTCATGGAGAAGAAGCGGTTTATAAGGAGTTTATCTATCTCATGATGAACAAGCCTCAAGGAGTAATCTCAGCGACTGAAGACTCTAGGCATGAGACGGTGATCGATCTACTCTATATGGAAGATCAGAATTTCGAACCTTTCCCTGTAGGCAGACTAGACATCGATACAGAAGGATTGTTGATTTTGACTAATGATGGGCAGTTGTCACATTCATTGCTATCCCCAAAAAAACATGTACCTAAGACTTATTACGCAAAAATAAATGGATCGATTCCAGAAGATGCATTTGAAAGTTTTAAAGAGGGTGTCATCTTAGATGATGGGTATAAAACAAAACCTGCCTTCCTGAAAATATTGACAGATGATAACGATGAATCAGAGATCGAGTTAACCATCACCGAAGGAAAGTTTCATCAAGTGAAAAGAATGTTCGAGGCTATTGGGAGAAAGGTCATCTTCTTGAAACGAATTAAGATGGGACAATTAAAGCTTGATGAGTCCCTTGAGTTAGGAATGTATCGTGAGCTTGCAGAAGAAGAACTATCTTTACTTTCTTTAAAAGGAGATGTTTTTGAATAA
- a CDS encoding DUF6884 domain-containing protein: MKRKIGLLATARKKASTPSAAIDLYISPLFVKSVQYAQNHYDDFFFFSAKEGLVTKDQYIEPYNVSIKNFTTSEKREWAHHVIQDLEQNIKPSQCKIYIHGGWVYREFLQPALERAGFQFEVPLEGYSIGNQLKWYDEQNQVKK, from the coding sequence ATGAAAAGGAAAATAGGTCTTCTAGCAACCGCACGAAAAAAAGCTTCTACCCCTTCTGCAGCTATAGATTTATACATAAGTCCCTTATTCGTTAAGTCTGTTCAATACGCACAAAACCATTATGATGATTTTTTCTTTTTTAGTGCTAAAGAAGGACTCGTAACGAAAGACCAATACATTGAACCGTATAATGTTTCTATCAAAAATTTTACGACATCTGAAAAACGGGAATGGGCCCACCATGTTATACAAGACTTAGAACAAAACATCAAGCCTTCTCAATGTAAGATCTACATTCACGGCGGATGGGTATACCGAGAATTTTTACAGCCCGCCCTTGAAAGAGCTGGATTTCAATTCGAAGTTCCGCTTGAAGGATACAGCATTGGTAATCAGCTAAAATGGTATGATGAACAGAATCAAGTCAAAAAATGA
- a CDS encoding sporulation protein Cse60, whose translation MIQVRIFDEDHEEDLEIAINEFLSIIPPEHVVDIKYQIAVCDNAHSEDDTMFSFSAMIIFKKSGSSK comes from the coding sequence ATGATACAAGTGAGAATCTTTGATGAAGACCATGAAGAGGATTTAGAAATCGCTATAAATGAGTTTCTGAGCATCATTCCTCCTGAACATGTTGTCGATATTAAGTATCAGATTGCTGTATGTGATAATGCGCACTCAGAGGATGATACGATGTTTTCTTTTTCAGCGATGATTATCTTTAAAAAGAGCGGATCGTCAAAATAA